In Humulus lupulus chromosome 7, drHumLupu1.1, whole genome shotgun sequence, the following are encoded in one genomic region:
- the LOC133789465 gene encoding uncharacterized protein LOC133789465: MVMQSSDILYSAIKKAKRVSPTKGIANIAKRERNSGAKQLDALMKELAAPLRTYMESFPKRHTIHPYERSLIELTLGDGNYHYIISRIIVIRCLCAETNFKETFLATVCKRSILRCISLAQY; the protein is encoded by the exons ATGGTGATGCAATCTTCTGATATTCTTTACTCAGCAATAAAGAAGGCCAAAAGAGTTTCTCCAACTAAGG GCATTGCCAACATTGCAAAGCGAGAGAGAAATAGCGGTGCAAAGCAGCTTGATGCGCTGATGAAA GAATTGGCAGCTCCTTTGAGGACTTACATGGAGAGTTTTCCAAAGAGACATACTATTCATCCATATGAGCGATCTCTTATTGAATTGACTCTTGGAGATGGAAATTATCATTATATTATATCAAGAATTATTGTTATAAG GTGTTTATGTGCTGAGACGAACTTCAAAGAAACTTTTTTGgcaacagtttgcaagag gtctatattgagatgcatttctttggcgcaaTATTAG